TTGCCGTGCATGCAAGGATTGCCGTGCCGCGCATGCGAGGAGCGTGTGCAAGCCTTGCACGCTCCGAGCGCGGCGCGATGCGGCGGGCGATCCAGCTTCCGTGCCCGGGCGGCATCGCCCAAGATGCATTTCCTTCCGAATTTCCCCCGCATTTTTCCGCAAAGAGGAGGGGAGCATGGCCTTCCACCCCCGCGGCCTCGTGGCCGCGCTCGCGCTGTTCTCGCTGTCCGGTCCCGCCCTCGCGCAGGCCCCCGCCGCGCCGCCCAAGCCGCCCGCGAGTCCAGAGGATGAACGCGCCGCGTTCGTCCGGTCGCACTTCACGAAGTACGAGGTGCGCATCCCCATGCGCGACGGCGTGAAGCTCTTCACGACGTTCTACGTCCCCAACGACGCGAGCCCCCAGAAGCGCTACCCCGTGCTGATGATGCGCACGCCGTACTCGATTCCCCCCTACGGCGCGGGCCGCTATCCCAGGACCCTGGGCCTGCCCGGCTTCGAGAAGGAGGGCTTCATCTTCGCCTTCCAGGACGTGCGCGGCCGGTTCATGTCCGAGGGCGAGTTCGTCAACGTGCGCCCCCACCGCGACACCAAGAAGGGCAAGGAGGTGGACGAGAGCAGCGACACGTACGACACCATCGACTGGCTGGTGAAGCGCGTGCCCCACAACAACGGCAAGGTGGGCATGTGGGGCGTGTCCTATCCGGGCTTCTACACGTCCGCGGGCGCCATCGATTCGCACCCCGCGCTCAAGGCGGTGTCGCCGCAGGCGCCCATCGCGGACTGGTTCTGGGACGACATGCACCGGCATGGCGCCCTCAACCTGCAGCTGGCGTTCAGCTTCTTCTCCGTCTTCGGAAAGCCCCGCCCCGCGCCCACGGATGACGTGGAGTGGAAGCCCTTCGAATTCGGCACCCCGGACGCCTACCAGTTCTTCCTGGACCTGGGCCCGGTGGCCAACGCGGACGCGAAGCACTTCCACGGTGACGTGGCCTTCTGGAAGGACATCACCGCGCACCCCAACTACGACGCCTTCTGGCAGGCGCGGAACCTGCTGCCGCACCTGAAGAACATCAAGGCGGCGGTGATGGTGGTGGGCGGCTGGTACGACACGGAGGACCTCTACGGGCCGCTGCGCACGTACGCCGCCATCGAGAAGCAGAACCCCGGCATCGCCAACACGCTGGTGATGGGCCCGTGGCCCCACGGCGGATGGATGCGCGGGGAGGGCTCGTCGCTGGGAGACGCGGACTTCGGCTTCCCCACCAGCGCCACGTATCAGGACCTGGTGCTGGCCTTCTTCAAGCAGCACCTGAAGGGAGGCCCGGACGCGGCCGTGCCGGAGGCGCTCGTCTTCGAGGGTGGCGCCAACCGCTGGCGCCAACTGGACGCCTGGCCGCCCAAGGGCACCAAGGAGGCGCGCCTGTACTTCCAGCCTCAGGGCGCGCTGGCGTTCCAGGCCCCCAAGGCGGCGGCGCCGTCGTTCGACGAGTACGTGAGCGACCCGGCGAAGCCCGTGCCGTACACGCAGGACCTGAGCCCCGGCTGGTCCAAGTCGTACATGACGGAGGATCAGCGCTTCGCCTCGCGCCGGCCGGACGTGCTCACGTACCAGACGGAGCCGCTGGAGAAGGACCTCACGCTCGCGGGCCCGCTGGAGGCGGAGTTGTGGGTTTCCACGACGGGCAGTGACGCGGACTGGGTGGTGAAGCTGGTGGACGTGAACCCCGGGAAGGTGCCCGGCTGGACGAAGGAGCAGGAGCAGTCCGGCGAGCACAACCGGGGCGCGCAGCAGACGCTGGTGCGAGGGGAGCCGTTCCGCGGCCGCTTCCGCGACAGCTACTCCCAGCCCAAGCCCTTCACGCCCAACGAGGTGACGAAGGTGCGCTTCGTCATCAACGACGTGTTCCACACCTTCCAGCGCGGCCACCGGCTGATGGTGCAGGTGCAGTCGAGCTGGTTCCCGTTCATCGACCGCAACCCGCAGACCTACGTGTCCAGCATCTACGAGGCGAAGCCCACCGACTTCGTGCGTGCGATGCACCGGCTGCACCACACGGCGGCCCAGCCCAGTGCGTTGAAGGTGAACGTCCTGCCCGCGTTGGACGAGTAGATCCCCGGTTCGCTCGCGCGCGGTCTGCTAGGCTGCGCGCCCGCCACCACGCGGGTGGCCCTTCACCGGGCCGCGCGCCACGACACGCCATGACGGGAGGGACATGACCGGTCACGACCGGCCCGACGCCGGGCGGGTGTTGCTCGACGGAAAGTTGGGGGAGGGGGGCGGCCACGTCCTCCGCTCCGCGCTGTCCCTGTCGCTCATCACCGGCCGTCCCTTCCATCTCAGCGGGCTGCGCGGGCACCGCGACCCGCCGGGCTTGCGTCCCCATCACCTGGCCTACGTGCGCGGCGCGGAGGCGCTGAGCGGCGGCACCAGCGAGGGCGCCTCCGTGGGCTCCACGGAGCTGCGCTTCACGCCCGGCCCGGTGCGCGCGGGGGACTACCTGCTGGAGGCCGGCGCGTCCGGCAGCACGCCCCGGCTCTTCCAGTGCCTGGTGTACCCGCTGGCGCTCGCGGGCGGCGGACGGCTCACGCTGCGAGGCGCCACGCACCCGCGGGGCGGGCCCAGCTTTCACGAGCTCGTCGGCGCGTGGCAGTCGGTGGCGCGCGCATACGGGCTGCCCGTGCAGCTGTCGCTCACCCACGCGGGCTTCCTTCCGGAGGGCGCGGGCGAGTTCACCGCGGAGGTGGGCGCCCCGGCCGAGCCGCCCGTGCGCGTGGACCTGCCCGCGCGCGGCGTGCTGCGGGAGGTGCGGGTGATGTCCGTCGTGGGCGGGCTGCCCTTCGCGGTGGCGGAGCGTCAGTCCCGCGCCGCGGTGGCCGCGCTGCGCGAGCGGGGCATCCTGGCGGAAGCGGACAACCGGCCACTGGCGGTGACGCGCTCGCAGGGCTCCGCGACACTCGTGCTGGCGCAGTTCGAGCACACCGTGGCGGGCTTCACGTCGCTGGGCGAGCGGGGCCTGGACGCCGAAGGGGTGGGGCGCGAGGCGGCGGAGGCGCTGACCCGCTTCATGGAGACGGGCGGCGCGCTCGACGAACACCTGGCGGAACAGTTGCTGCTGCCGGCGGCGCTCCTGGCGTCAGGGAGGCTGGGGGCGGTGACGCCGGGCACCACGCGTTTCACCGCCGCTCGCATCACCGACGAGCTGACGGTCCAGGCGGAGGTGCTGCGGCGCTTCCTGCCGGTGCACCTTCAGGTGGATCCGGGCGGAAGCGTGGAGGTCCGCCCGGCGTGAAGGGGAAGGGCGAGGCGCTTAAGCCTCGTCCTCGGTGGCGTTGCCACGGGCGCCGAAGGTGTTGGAGTCCGACATGTCCTTGACGGTGCCCCGGTAGGCGCGGATGGCGAAGGGCGCGGCGACGAGGAAGACGATGCCCACGAGGCCAATGGCCATCCAGGGAATGGGCGTCTCCTTGATCTGCACGTCCTTGCCGTAACCGTTGAGGTTGTTGCCCATGGCGCGCGCCTTGGCGGCGTCCTTCTCTTCCTGGGTCAACTCCTTGCGGTTCTGGAACTCCTGAGGCTGCCGGCGCTGGGGCTGCGCCAGGACAGCGCCGCCCCAGACAAGGGCGAGGACGAGGACAAGCCGGGGGAGGGAGGGGGAGGGCATGGGCCTTCAGCCTAACAGAGCCTCCCGGCGCGGGTGAACAGGGGTTGCTTCGCCCGGCGCGGGGCGTTACGCGCGGCGCATGCTCCGCCTTCCCTTCCTCCTCCTGACGAACCTCCTCCTGGGGCTGCGACTCCTCCTGGGCCTGCCCTTTCGTCTGATGGCGGCGCGCAAAAGACCCACGTGGATCCGCTTCCGGCTCGCGGGCGAGCTCCCGTACCGCCCTCGCCCCGTGCAACGATTTCGTTTCGGCGGCGCCGCGGCGGAGCCCGCCACGGTGACGTCACTGGAAGCGTTGGGCCGCGCACTCAAGGTGCTGGCCGCGGACCCGAAGGTGGAGGGCATCCTCCTGGAGCTGGAGGGCCTGGGCATCCCGGACGCCAAGCGCGAGGCCCTTCGCACCCTGCTGTCGGACTTCCAGGCCGCCGGCAAGCGGGTGGTGTCCTGGGCGGTGATGGTGGACACGGACGCCTACCCCGTATTGGGCGCGGCGGACGAGGTGCTGCTCGCCCCCATGGGCCGGGTGGAGCTGGTGGGCTACGCCGCCGAGGCCACGGTGCTGGGCGAGGCCTTCGGGCGGGTGGGCATCCACGCGCACTTCGCGCGGCGCGGCGACTACAAGACGGCGCCGGAGCTCTTCACGGACGGCAAG
The sequence above is a segment of the Corallococcus exiguus genome. Coding sequences within it:
- a CDS encoding CocE/NonD family hydrolase; its protein translation is MAFHPRGLVAALALFSLSGPALAQAPAAPPKPPASPEDERAAFVRSHFTKYEVRIPMRDGVKLFTTFYVPNDASPQKRYPVLMMRTPYSIPPYGAGRYPRTLGLPGFEKEGFIFAFQDVRGRFMSEGEFVNVRPHRDTKKGKEVDESSDTYDTIDWLVKRVPHNNGKVGMWGVSYPGFYTSAGAIDSHPALKAVSPQAPIADWFWDDMHRHGALNLQLAFSFFSVFGKPRPAPTDDVEWKPFEFGTPDAYQFFLDLGPVANADAKHFHGDVAFWKDITAHPNYDAFWQARNLLPHLKNIKAAVMVVGGWYDTEDLYGPLRTYAAIEKQNPGIANTLVMGPWPHGGWMRGEGSSLGDADFGFPTSATYQDLVLAFFKQHLKGGPDAAVPEALVFEGGANRWRQLDAWPPKGTKEARLYFQPQGALAFQAPKAAAPSFDEYVSDPAKPVPYTQDLSPGWSKSYMTEDQRFASRRPDVLTYQTEPLEKDLTLAGPLEAELWVSTTGSDADWVVKLVDVNPGKVPGWTKEQEQSGEHNRGAQQTLVRGEPFRGRFRDSYSQPKPFTPNEVTKVRFVINDVFHTFQRGHRLMVQVQSSWFPFIDRNPQTYVSSIYEAKPTDFVRAMHRLHHTAAQPSALKVNVLPALDE
- a CDS encoding RNA 3'-terminal phosphate cyclase yields the protein MTGHDRPDAGRVLLDGKLGEGGGHVLRSALSLSLITGRPFHLSGLRGHRDPPGLRPHHLAYVRGAEALSGGTSEGASVGSTELRFTPGPVRAGDYLLEAGASGSTPRLFQCLVYPLALAGGGRLTLRGATHPRGGPSFHELVGAWQSVARAYGLPVQLSLTHAGFLPEGAGEFTAEVGAPAEPPVRVDLPARGVLREVRVMSVVGGLPFAVAERQSRAAVAALRERGILAEADNRPLAVTRSQGSATLVLAQFEHTVAGFTSLGERGLDAEGVGREAAEALTRFMETGGALDEHLAEQLLLPAALLASGRLGAVTPGTTRFTAARITDELTVQAEVLRRFLPVHLQVDPGGSVEVRPA